TGTTTCATTATATTGGCCTGCAGTATcggaggcagatggtggtggtattgcagtaaaggttgaaccttcctaccagtATTCCAtaacattttgttgtcatgagacagttggcagcagagggacagtctggCAGAATTGTGTCTGACATGGAATTGTGTATGAAGgagtggaactgaattcctctacatggaaaaaatggcacccactgacataTCTTGATGcatgctgaatgtttgtggagaccaaatggtggatatgagcacagtgaggtggtgggtttcagcagtggtaatggtgatgtgaaagacaagccatgttctgttggccatgcacagctgtagTACCATAGAAAGAAGAGAATCTCTGTCATCTCATCCATGCAAATTGTTAAATTATGATTAGGAAACTGTATGGAGCTGAACATTGGCTTCAAAGCATTGGAAATTATAGAGGTAAGGTTGGAATATCACGAAGTTTGCACCAGGTGGGTCCCACGCACACTCACACAGGAGTAGAAAGAGCCCTATATGAGAATTTGTGAAGTCCTAATAAACCAATAAAAGGCTGAAGGTaacagtttcctggatcacacTGTTACTGGTGATGTGATGTGGTGTCACCACTACAAGCCAGAGTCAGAACAGCAATCCATGGAGTAGTGACGTTAATTCTCCATCAAGGAAAAATcagaggtattactttcagagtgacctgtGTAGATTCACCAGACCCAGGCTGATTAATTAGCACTAGCTATCAAGTAGCCTCATTAACTTTGTAGAGGAATGGCAGCTCAGACTCTGTCCCACCTACAAATTtatctaacaaaaaaaataataaataaaatttaaaaaatcaatttgattgtgatttttttttttttttttaggttacTCTAAAGATACGTGGAATGTGGAGATATCAAGTTGCTGGTTATTCAGCATAAAATACCAAGACAAGAGACAGGAGGAGTAATAAATCAAACACTCAGATATCCAACCCCTGAGGAAGAGGAGATAACTAGACAGTAACAAAGAGCAGAACTCTTAGATCACTGATTGATAGGGCCATAAAGAACTTCTTAGAGCCTCAGTGAGGCTCAGCCAGAGCTTTGTAACTGACTGTCATGGATCTCATAATAACCATGGGAAAGAGAGGGGATATTTGAGAGGGCTTGTGGGATCACATAAAACTTAACATGGGATATTATAGAGGGATGTGGGAAAGCGCTAAACTTATTTGGGGATACTTAAGGGAGGGTCGAAGACAGTCAAAGGAAGGGATCAAGATAGCTGAGAGAGGAACAAGCATGGGAAAATAAAGAGTGGGATTAAAGGAGGTTTGTTGTGTGCAAACAATCTGCTGTTGCTATGTCTATCTGGTCATGCCTTGTTCCTGAGCATCACAGTTTGCTCCGTCTTCTTGTTAATTAATAGTTGTGTGCTTTCCTATGTGAGTGTGCTCtctgttttgtgtgtttatgtatGACCCACTAGAAAATTTCAAGATAGTTTAGCTTGAAGGAGTAAGTAGACCATTCTGGGTGCCTGCAACTCTAGATGGAACTTGAGTCATTTGTGTGTTTCTATTGGTGCTTATGTTGTTCCTTCAAATGTGTTGCTCTCATCTGTTGGCAGTTAGCTGTGGCTGTATAGTGTGTAGGtatgtgttgtgtgtgtttttggaAATGCCTAGTGGTACTACTGGATGCCCCTGCCATCAAGATAATGAGACCTCTGGGGGCTGGAAGGAAGAATCCCATACATCTTGAGTATAGTCCACCACAGTAGATTTCCAGCAAACAGGTACAAATTCACCTTCTTTTCAAAACTTACTGGAAATTTACTGACATTTTGGAGGAAACTTGAGCTTATAATATTCAACTTAGAAGGGAATGtaattttaataagaaaaatgaaataaaagtgtgGGCTTACAATGAAGTATCCCCTTCTGCTTGTGTATCCAGTAGCAGTAATGTTCACATTAACAGTGGAACCAGGACTCCCACAGGGCAGATCCTGTAGGATGTTAGGAAGATATTGTCTCACATATAAAAGAAGGTGGTTGCACTACAGCATGACTTTGGTTAGATGCTATTTCTCTGTGGGTGTccaagaagattttttttctgactatTGATCTTTCAGATTTATATCTAACATGACTCATTTACAACAGGAAAAGTGCTTCCTATACATTTTACTTGATTTTCTTCAGCTACATGTGACACAAAGATACCAGTGATTTTGGTTCTACTTCTGTTTGTAATTCACACAGTaggcttctttttatttgtatcaTGCTTCTTTATTTGTACTAAGATGTTTCATTTAAATCTGCTTAAAATGCTCTCATTTCTACAgctattgtttttaaattagtttttaCATCCAACAAGATATCAGTCACACGGAAGTCACACAAAAGTAAATAGAGTTTGTGCTACACCACCACTGAAGTAAACTGGTACAACATTCACTACAGTTATCATTGCCTTATACATCAATTGTTTGTGCAGAATACACACATTATAATAATAACATGACACAGGTTTGCATTTCAGTTCTCATATACATTCCCTTCTCAAGATCTTTAGTTTTGAATACACGGTGCATCTTTTCTGGGTCTTTCGGTTTCCATCTTCATAACTTGATAACTTAAATGTAATTGTTAGAATTCACATCcctaaaaacaaagccaaatcTGTTATTATCAGGTGTAACAGcgagaaaggaataaaagaaatccaattaaatatgaaagaacATTGTCTTCTGAAATATCAATGATCTATTCTGCCTGAACTTCCAATTTATGCCTGTGTCAGAAGTAAGTTGGGGTAACTGATTCCAAAATCAGTAGATGGTTCAGATTTAAAACAGCAGATATGAAAAGAACTATTATTAAAGAACTgttattaagaaatattataaattattcttacaaacagacagaaaatatttttttccatcctaAAAAAAATGAGATATCAAAACAATTTCTCATTTTATCTTGGAATAAAACAATCAAAATCTCAATCATTGCCTTATAGGGacagtctggaaaaaaaaaggtttgaaCGAAGAAaagaaccttttttttccctgaccaTTTCAACATGCTGCAATTAAGTAAGTCCTGAATTCTGACATTTCTGCTACTCTAATTTGCATAcatatagaaaacaaaagtaatttttagATAACTTCATAGCTCTGAAATGGGATATTTTAGTGATTGTTTTGCACCAAAGCTTTAaactttccaaaatgaaaactgatctAAGATAACGTTGCTTGACATAACCTTTTCATAAGAGCTTTTTTGGCTTTGATTACTTGACATCTTCTCATCTGCAAAGATTTCATGAAGAGATTCTCTACTAGATCTTGTAAAGGCTTTCTGATTTTGTAAACTGCAAATCTTTCTTATGGCAATTTGGCCTCATGTAGAAAAGCTGAGGGAATATCCCTGAGGAAGGCTGGCTATGTTTGATCATTGCTACGCTGTGCGATCATACATTTTAATACATGGCTTGAACACTTGCTGAGTGTTACCTGGTTCAGATTCCTGGACGCCTTGAGATAGACTGATGGGCACTGACTTCCCAAATCTCTGTGGCAGATTTAGAAGGGACTGAATAGAACTTCTAGCAAGTGGAGATCTCCCAGACCTGTTTGATAAATTTGGAGCACGCCTAGAGAGGCTCTCTCCAAAAGCTCTTCCAAATCTCAGAGGCAAATAAGCACTTGGCttaatgcttctttcttctggATTGCTTCTTCCAAATCTAAGAGGCAAATTAGCAACTGAATTTGGCACTTTGTTTACTGTAGGGGTGTTCACTTTCATGAAATTTTTTGATCCCcagtctttcatttcttcaaaattcaggctcctctgcttttcctccaaGATACTGTCTTtaatctaaagaaaaaaggaaaaaaaaaaaaaagaaaaagaaaaatagaaaacaaatgtgtcATTCCAGATACCAATcaaactatttattttcttatctccTTAGAGAACCGATGGATAACACATTCTTTTCTATTATCTAACGCTTTTTAGCTTTATTTGCTGGGCTCCATTCTAGTGTGGATTACTTCATTTGGAGATGTTGCCAACCTTTTTAGTACACTGGCCTCAAGAGCACATCTCTGTATCATCTTCCACAACTGCTCAAATGGAGTCAATTGGAAACATTTCTGGTTGTTAGTGCTGGTAATTCCGCCATCAGCTCTATGTGGACAGGAATAGTTATCAGGTTCACATTTGTTAATATCACTGGTTGAAGTTGTCTGTGGGGAAGATGCTGGCTATAGTTGTGACTTGATACCAGCCTCTTGCTCATCTGGTCTGGATGAACAGGAGGATGGGCCAAAACATCTGGATGCTTTCTAACCCAACATCACAGTGagctaacaaaacaaaaggaaagtttttgAGTCAACTCCATGTAAATGCTCTTCTGGCTTTGCAGCGTGGAAGCTGCACTGAGCATTAAGTAGCTTTGATCCTCCATTAGTACGCAACAGACAATGGTTGCTTCTGGGCTGTCAGAGCCAAGAAGCACAAAGTCTACTTTTTGTGGCTACGGTAAAGAACTGACCTCAGTGTGTTACTCATTTCATAATGTCAAATGCAGCTGCTACCTGAAAAATTACTATATCAGTGTGACCCTTAGCTATTTATTAGTGTTTCTTCCCTGGGTGTATTGAAAATCACTCCTACaaatttatctatctatctatttatttatttatttattgtgacaaaaataattttctcttccttagcagagaaaatattattttttacttcagctGAAGACACAGATCCTAATAATCCTAATTTCAATTTCCTATCTATGTTTTCTGGCTTCTCCAACTATCAGGAGAGAAGGGGAATGAACCATTCTAGTTCATACTCTGTGattaaaatgttaaacaaaTGATGTCTCTGATTGCACTTGTGCACCTGAAGTATATCAAAGAGAGATCTAATGACCAGGAGATTTcactaaaataattaaaggtGTATTTTGGCTTGAAGTATCTTTATTACACTAATGATGAtgagacaaaaagaaaggttGGCTCTTATTTTCCCAGTGAGTATTTGCAGgagagacaagaaaaaatgcGCACAGATGAGCTGTACAAATTTGATCTGGCATCTACTGAGATATAACAAATGTGCAACCCtgcaaagatatttttacaGCCAATTTCCAGAACAGAATTTTAAGTCTATTAACTACACTAGATTTATAATGGTCTCTGTTTATCATTATTCGTTGAATATTACAAGCATGCCTTTATTAATTTTGGATTAATAATGCATTTGTTATATTATGGGCATAAAATACATGTCAGGAATGTTAACTGAGGCCCCACTGTGTTAAGTAAGAAACATGTCAGAAAAAGTCTCTCCTATCTCAAGGCTGGATTGCATGAAAATAGAACCATGCATTGATTTACACAGTATGTGTATGACAGCAAATGAATTTCCTGAAAATTCCCTCCACAAGACTTTTTTATTCTGCACTGTGTAGAGTTGTACACTGCGGAATGAAGTTATAAAAAAATTCAGTGCTCAGGGTTTGACCCACAGTTCCCCCAAATGCTACCTTAGTAACCCAAATCTTACCTCATAATAtttatcatcatcatcttctctgctttccaggcTCGATTTCATTAGTTCATCTAGGCACGCACCATGCGGTGTTAGAAACGCCACTGTAGCCAAAGTAAGAAGAATAAACTTCTGGGTTGAAatgatttccatttctctcaAATGAAGCTTGGTTAGGAAGCTCAGGATCTCTACAGAAAAGCAAGCTGTCATCATTTTATatgatcagaaaacaaaaagatgctgTTTCCTATGACATCAATCTCAAAAGCTTAAATTCCTAATATTAATTAGGAAAGTAATTTGAATGTATTTGAAGAATGTTGGGAATTTCTTTTGTGAACGTTTTTAATCAACATACCTTCTTGTTAGCTGacttcacaaatattttcttctaatgaaaTGCATCTTAATTAACTAAATTTGAAAGCCATAATACAACTGACATCATCACAATTATTTGTATGCAAAACCAcctcacttctttcttttgtatcaGCGTCCTCAGAGAAAGGAAGCTTTCTCTACGTGTGTATTCTTTAGTAGTTCTTTTGCATcacataatgatttttttttggaTGCATACAACTGAAGACATTCAGCCCATTGAAATCAAGTGGCTGTGTTTGAGGTTGCTGTTCAGATCGTAAGAGGTACTTTTCATCAGTGAGATCTATTGACGTACACAGTATCTATACTCtaaatgtaaatgttaattCGCACTCAGACTGAAGTAGGAACACGTTTTTAATATCCTGCCCATCACTTACATTTTTAGACATTTCAAAGGTTGTGTTTTATGTTCTTAAGGCCAAATTTCCaacagcagtttttaaaaaggCTTCTGCCACTTTGTTGCGTGTGATGATAGCACTGGACTGCCTGTGCT
The window above is part of the Coturnix japonica isolate 7356 chromosome 2, Coturnix japonica 2.1, whole genome shotgun sequence genome. Proteins encoded here:
- the NPVF gene encoding gonadotropin inhibitory hormone peptides; protein product: MEIISTQKFILLTLATVAFLTPHGACLDELMKSSLESREDDDDKYYEIKDSILEEKQRSLNFEEMKDWGSKNFMKVNTPTVNKVPNSVANLPLRFGRSNPEERSIKPSAYLPLRFGRAFGESLSRRAPNLSNRSGRSPLARSSIQSLLNLPQRFGKSVPISLSQGVQESEPGM